The Methanomassiliicoccales archaeon genomic interval AAACAGCAACCCATCTAACCATATAGGAGCCTGCAAAGAACGCTATTAATACAAAAGGAAAGGCTAAAATGATTGCAAGGTTAAACCTCATTTACATCACCTTTAATTCTCGTATAGAGGTCATAAGCTTTCCTAGCATCATCCATTGTAACTTTTTCAGGTGCATATTTTGCTTTTTCAAAGAGCTTTGCAAGACTCACATAGGCCTCATGTTTATACTTCACCTTCTCAGCATGTTCCCAGTGTGTCCAGCTTCCTCTGTAAGGGATGCCCAAAAGTCTGAGCCATGTTACCGCATTTTTATACAATTTGATTACTATCTCATTTGGATCTCCGAGGAAATTTATGCCTTCTTCCTCCAACTTTTTATCAAATTTCTCTACGATCTCTTTAAGTCTTTTCCTCTCCTTTGCGGCTCTTAAATCAAGATAAAATCTAACAGCAACATAAGCCAAAAGTGTCACAAGCACTCCAAAGAAGGCATATAAATAGATACTCCCTTCGACAGATGAACCTAACGGGTTTTGGAAGTATCTCTCATAAAAGCTGACATTATAACTCTGATTAACATGGTAGACCCCTCCTGTCTGGTTAATGGTTATGTTTGACAAGGGTGTCTTATACGCCTTATAAAGGAGTGGAAGGGCTATTATGATAGAACCAACTATCATAGCAAGAAATATCCCCCAATTTACTTCGTAATCTGGGCCTTTTTTGACAAAGGGATCTCCAACTTCAAGAAAGATCTGAATTAATATTATCCCTGCAATAACTATCAAAATAGCAAAGAACAGACCAATCAAGTAATAGTCTTGAGTTCCCTTTTTAACCTCTCCAATTTTAGCTTGAGAGCTTATTATAGCACTCATTAGTAGAACGATGATAAAATAAAGGATTGTCAATCTACGCTTCATAATCTCTCATCTGTAAATCTATGCAAAGATAGGTTTAAAAAGTTTCATAACGGGAGAAAACCTGGGTGAAAATATGGAAAAAATCCCACTGCTTTTCGTTGAGAGCACTGCTGAGGAATGTGTGGAGGATGATAAGGCGAAGATAGATTGTATAATTATTCAGAAAAACATAGAAGTGAGGTTAAAGAAAGAGGAAAAACTTCCTGCTTTTATAGATGTAAAAAAAGCAAAATTCATGAAAAAAGAAGTCTATGACAGATTTCGTTTCTATGTAGACAAATATGAGCATAGAATGATTTGTGATGTGATAATAGTATTGCCAGATAGAAGAACAGAAATAAGACTTTACAAAGGGGATGAACTAATGCTCCTACCCGTAGAAGGATACGTTTCAAGTATAATCGCAGAGGTCGGGAATAGAGTTAGAAAAAGTGATGCATTTGCTGCAATAACAACTAAAAAAGGGGAGGTACACTACCTCAAACCACCCAAGAACGGAACAGTGATTTACATCGATGAATTCACCAACAGACCACACTATGTATACTATCTCCTTCCAGAGGAGCTTTAATATCCTTTAGTGCAAAACTGAAGTCTGAGGGATTAATAATAGGGAGCCTATTTCCAAAGGGCGTTATGGGAGGACGAAAATATTTTCACCTTGAGGAAGAGGCTTTCACTATTCGTACGAGAAGTTTTGGCCGAGTGCTTTAACATTAGGTCCTAATTCTGTGTCCCAACCAGCAGAAAAACTGGTAAGAATTACAGGAAAAGTAGGAAGTGGGCTGTCGTATTAAGAGGTGGGAACCAAGCTTGCATGAACATGGCCATTCTGCTTACCCTTTATATGTTGTCCTATTTGAGGTCCTTGAGCTGAACAAGCGAAATGGGTCGAGATTTCTCAACCCCCAAGGACCGCAAAAACTTTCAGATAAGGCCTTTCTTCCTCATAGAATACATGAG includes:
- a CDS encoding DUF4129 domain-containing protein gives rise to the protein MKRRLTILYFIIVLLMSAIISSQAKIGEVKKGTQDYYLIGLFFAILIVIAGIILIQIFLEVGDPFVKKGPDYEVNWGIFLAMIVGSIIIALPLLYKAYKTPLSNITINQTGGVYHVNQSYNVSFYERYFQNPLGSSVEGSIYLYAFFGVLVTLLAYVAVRFYLDLRAAKERKRLKEIVEKFDKKLEEEGINFLGDPNEIVIKLYKNAVTWLRLLGIPYRGSWTHWEHAEKVKYKHEAYVSLAKLFEKAKYAPEKVTMDDARKAYDLYTRIKGDVNEV
- a CDS encoding DUF2118 domain-containing protein, whose product is MEKIPLLFVESTAEECVEDDKAKIDCIIIQKNIEVRLKKEEKLPAFIDVKKAKFMKKEVYDRFRFYVDKYEHRMICDVIIVLPDRRTEIRLYKGDELMLLPVEGYVSSIIAEVGNRVRKSDAFAAITTKKGEVHYLKPPKNGTVIYIDEFTNRPHYVYYLLPEEL